From the Zymoseptoria tritici IPO323 chromosome 2, whole genome shotgun sequence genome, the window TTTCGCCCAGCGCTTGAGCTCATCCTTGGGCAGTTTGTGCTTGTATTTCGCGACCACATGCATGATGTGTGGTGAGAGTGTACCCTCGTAtagcttcttctgcttctcttcAGGCAGAGACCGCCACTTATCCTCCTTGCGCTCTTTCTTTGGAGTGATCATCGGAGTCGCGGCAGCGGATGCAGGCTTCGGCGCCACCTCTTTCTGCGTTGCAACAATGTTCTTGATAAGATCATCAAGCACTTGTTGTTGTGAGATCGCCTTgggcggaggcggtggaggtgcggCACTGGCAGGAATGGTAGGTCTTTGCCATGTGGTGGTTCCGTTCTGAGTGTAATAGTAGGTCTGGCCGGGCCCTGCCTGTGCCTCGAACCAGCCGGGAGGTAGTGCACCAGGTGGTGGCGGTCggaagcgaggaggaggcctGGCATTTCCAAAGAAGTTATTCGGTCGTTGCGGTGCATTTCGAGGTCCTGTCGGAGCAACAATTCTCTCTGGCGACTTTGATACAGACCGTGACTTGCGCCTTTCGGGTCGGTCGAGTCGATCAAGCTTGCGGTCGTGGACCACAGCATTTGGATCGCGCTTCATACGTGGTATCCGGTATGCAATCTCAAGCTTGCCCCATGCGGCCAGAAGTGTCTTTGCTCGTGATGAAACACCTTCGTCTGCATTGGTGACCAAAGTCTCCACAGCTTCCTCGATTTTTGAGTCCTGGATCTTGTTTCGGGTGAGTCGCGGCATTTTCTCCAGAATGTCAATGATCTGCAAGCAGACATTCACATCATCTGCGAAGTTCGTCAAAGCGGTCTTCAAGATCCGGTATCCGTGAAAGCGAACGACTCGGTTTCGGACCTTCTCATCATCGGCGCGCTGAATGCGGGTGAGAAGCTTGACGGCAATCCACTTCTCCTTGCACTGCATGAGTGAGGACATGACTTTGTTCacgccttcttcgtcaagACCTCTAGGCTCGACGTTGTTGACATAttcttcgtcatcctccccagccttcttcttccgagGACGCTTCGCAACCGCTGTGTCCCAAGCGTCGGCATCGTCAATTCCAAGAGCTTCGATGATGGAGTTGGGAAGCTTGGTCGCGCGCTCGGTCTGTGTCTTGCCACCGATATATCCCGTGCAGTTTGCTTCGCCGCAGTAGCATGGTTGTGGCTCGGCGCCGTATCGGTCGACGTTGTAATTGAAGACCAGCTCCTCTCCAGCTTGTATAGCGCGCTCAGCAAAGATGCCCATACGCAGCTTGTCGCCCACCACCCACTTGTCGACGTAGCAATTCGGGTTGCAAGAATGATTACAGAATCGTCCCAGATTGCCTCTTTTCGTTGCATCCACAAATTCGCCTTTTGTGAGGGACATGAAATAGAAGTGCTTGATGCCATCTTCGTCGTACTGCTGCATGCGACGTCGGAAAACATTCTCGCCGATGACTTCACCGATGTACTCGAAGATGAAGTCGTTTGGTCGAAGGTCAGTCTGCGTTCGGAGACCGTAGCCTTTCTTCTCCGTCTTGATGACATCGACGTTGGCGTACTTCTTCCGCTGGAACCGCATGTTTTGGCATTTTGACCCGCAATTGCAGTCAGCAACACATTCCATTTTGGTCGCACGGTTGATACAGTCAGAGTCTTCGCCACAGGCATGGTTCGAGCGGGAAGGTGCGTCTGTCGTTCACAAATCAGCTGTTGTCCGTTGGCTGCGAATTTTGGTATGTCTTGTCTTACCCCACTCCTCAGAGCAGTCGCACTCCAGCGCATGCTCGGTGGTGCCCAAGTACTTGTTGGCGTATGTGCATTCCGACAGAAGCTCAAATGTCGATGTGGCCTCTTTGGTCTTGTCCTCATACTCGTGGTACATCTGAGGTGCGCGCTTCTCGATCTTGTGAGAGGTAGAGCGTGACAGCTTGAGGCCTCTGGGTTCTGCCTTGACAACAATTTCACCTCCcacgatctcctcctcatcggacTTGACAGCAGGCGAGTCTGCCGCGCTTTGTAGTTTGGATCCCGAGCGAGACGCCCTCTTGCTGTAGTTTGCGGGTGTGCCGGTCCGGCTGCTCAAGACGCTGGCTGGCACTGACGTCTCCTCTTCCTTGACTGAGGCTGGTGCAGCATCACTGTCCGCCTCCATATCcgcgtcttcctctttcAGATGCATATCTCGTACTTCCGACTCCAGGCGCGGAGCTGTGGCGTCGGATGTCGCCATGTTGGTGAAGTTGTTGTGGTGAAGTCGAGTAacgaggaggcggaggttgTGAGGTTGTGACTGGCTTCCAATTTGCGCGAATTCGGGACTTGGCCACCACGCTCACGCACATGCCAACAGCAGCAACTTCAGTGCAT encodes:
- the SDG2404 gene encoding histone methyltransferase (Putative homolog of Saccharomyces cerevisiae SET2; a with a role in transcriptional elongation, methylates a lysine residue of histone H3) → EEIVGGEIVVKAEPRGLKLSRSTSHKIEKRAPQMYHEYEDKTKEATSTFELLSECTYANKYLGTTEHALECDCSEEWDAPSRSNHACGEDSDCINRATKMECVADCNCGSKCQNMRFQRKKYANVDVIKTEKKGYGLRTQTDLRPNDFIFEYIGEVIGENVFRRRMQQYDEDGIKHFYFMSLTKGEFVDATKRGNLGRFCNHSCNPNCYVDKWVVGDKLRMGIFAERAIQAGEELVFNYNVDRYGAEPQPCYCGEANCTGYIGGKTQTERATKLPNSIIEALGIDDADAWDTAVAKRPRKKKAGEDDEEYVNNVEPRGLDEEGVNKVMSSLMQCKEKWIAVKLLTRIQRADDEKVRNRVVRFHGYRILKTALTNFADDVNVCLQIIDILEKMPRLTRNKIQDSKIEEAVETLVTNADEGVSSRAKTLLAAWGKLEIAYRIPRMKRDPNAVVHDRKLDRLDRPERRKSRSVSKSPERIVAPTGPRNAPQRPNNFFGNARPPPRFRPPPPGALPPGWFEAQAGPGQTYYYTQNGTTTWQRPTIPASAAPPPPPPKAISQQQVLDDLIKNIVATQKEVAPKPASAAATPMITPKKERKEDKWRSLPEEKQKKLYEGTLSPHIMHVVAKYKHKLPKDELKRWAKEFAKQVVDSDFRKNKVADPNKIDDKKIKDVRKHAQTFFEKAVKKKQAAEAKRAGKDTSKDIGGNSAEDSPAAPGSPMLVEDNDDDDADQGREQDVAMSVDAIDAIDATPATPTAAALKRLRGDESMTDADNAFSKKQRTESVEAFAPPPPPPPPPAGDD